The following coding sequences are from one Saprospiraceae bacterium window:
- a CDS encoding T9SS type A sorting domain-containing protein codes for MKYIFFIIFVSHLQAQSHSYFSIIPDLGAIDDKCYLNAVTYDSNYIYTLGSLLTSQDSNGRNKVWDNQIARFNYSGTLIETKLLNDSSLGLNRLYANNPLVKINDSIYFTTILIDNLNKRWSELEAVIIDFRNEIILKHKRIPQPYIGDFDFFHYCKAHFNKGKINLVFEIYINNSVNDGRYYMYEIDTSLNNFKIDSIGKFNQKLTFRWVSKNQKNEYELVGSARKIVNSQITSEMNLFYMKMDSTFKIIKRKDYLGNFNYGFVTADNFTILRNEDNTWVMSAYDWVITKEPDPNYGKPTTLKFSPEFDSLIWKRSMYEKPVDVKLMNSWIYYADKMKDGSGYITAGDQYDQRVGGRENYAVLYKVSENGDSLWTRKYIPLGWSQERTAGTGMSQVKVSDYNTIIMGGIAGDRDQNYAVRAWLLHLDSDGCLVPGCNTTINTKDIIDKKEKAFVAYPNPSSSGKIYLLSRISSNEKYNLSLLNLQGIEIYKNEFLPMEGAQYFIEIPEKINPGEYILQIKNKCNVQIEKLIIK; via the coding sequence ATGAAATATATATTTTTTATTATATTTGTTAGTCATTTACAAGCCCAAAGCCACTCTTATTTTAGTATTATACCAGATCTTGGAGCAATTGACGATAAATGTTATCTCAATGCTGTAACTTATGACTCAAACTATATTTATACACTCGGATCATTACTTACTTCTCAAGATTCAAATGGAAGGAATAAAGTATGGGATAATCAAATTGCTAGGTTTAATTATAGTGGCACTTTAATAGAAACAAAATTATTAAACGATAGCAGTTTAGGCTTAAACAGACTGTATGCCAATAATCCTCTTGTAAAAATAAATGATTCCATATATTTTACAACAATTCTTATTGATAACTTAAACAAAAGATGGAGTGAATTAGAGGCAGTAATTATTGATTTTAGAAATGAAATTATTCTTAAACATAAAAGGATTCCTCAACCCTACATTGGAGATTTTGATTTTTTCCATTACTGCAAAGCTCATTTTAATAAAGGTAAAATCAATTTAGTTTTTGAAATCTATATTAATAATTCAGTAAATGATGGTCGATATTATATGTATGAAATAGATACCAGTTTAAATAATTTTAAAATAGATAGTATAGGAAAATTCAATCAAAAATTGACTTTTAGATGGGTTTCAAAAAATCAAAAAAATGAATATGAACTTGTTGGATCTGCAAGAAAAATTGTTAATAGTCAAATCACTTCAGAAATGAATTTATTTTATATGAAGATGGATTCTACATTTAAAATTATCAAGAGAAAAGATTATTTAGGAAATTTCAACTATGGATTCGTCACAGCTGATAATTTTACTATTCTTAGGAATGAAGATAATACATGGGTAATGTCAGCCTATGACTGGGTCATCACCAAAGAGCCTGATCCCAACTATGGTAAGCCCACAACGCTCAAGTTTAGCCCGGAGTTCGATAGCCTCATCTGGAAGCGATCTATGTATGAAAAACCAGTAGATGTTAAGTTAATGAATTCATGGATATATTATGCAGATAAGATGAAAGATGGATCAGGATATATCACCGCTGGAGATCAATATGATCAGAGAGTTGGTGGTAGAGAAAATTATGCAGTACTCTACAAAGTCTCAGAAAATGGAGATAGTCTGTGGACGAGAAAGTATATCCCACTTGGATGGAGCCAAGAACGCACCGCAGGAACGGGAATGTCCCAAGTAAAAGTATCCGACTATAATACGATCATCATGGGAGGCATAGCAGGAGATCGGGATCAGAACTATGCAGTAAGAGCATGGCTCTTGCACTTAGATAGTGATGGATGCCTGGTCCCGGGATGTAATACCACCATCAATACAAAAGATATCATCGACAAAAAAGAAAAAGCATTCGTGGCCTATCCCAATCCCTCAAGTTCAGGAAAAATATATCTATTATCTCGTATATCATCCAACGAAAAATATAATCTATCTTTGCTAAACCTTCAAGGTATAGAAATCTATAAAAATGAATTCTTACCAATGGAAGGAGCTCAGTATTTTATAGAAATACCAGAAAAAATAAATCCGGGGGAATATATTTTACAAATTAAAAATAAGTGCAACGTGCAGATAGAAAAATTAATTATTAAGTAA
- a CDS encoding T9SS type A sorting domain-containing protein, whose amino-acid sequence MKSISNLIILILTLYPLYSQNGNAIVFEEEQDNLKLRINQFENQIFLLSKNLEIINKKNLLIPKIIQNPILQLNFFYPINVKLVYSNVFIITWKSVLADKIILANYMYNLTTEEMIFKDSIHINEISTYESISYKASANNNDYFILNIRNPGSTFSNKMNLIKVDSYGKFKIMGQADKYLDPDPEKRKMFTLKFGIGLIAQSENRFLITGQVPLIFVIDSNFNLVKKFNPAFNRGMLDQVFFLDPRIRKESDTTFVAGDDFVLKDNFPESYARRYLWVNDSISPLLSNQLVNPEKLPKDLVNISTPRNDIYYVLSNVYDEYLTFKAPYTNKFYISKFVNDKQVSHWEYGGDYYYRVFDIEDIGDGKVMVVGSIFDFYKNGFYQGFYLIIDENGKVITSNIEIKTEDEYFQLLPNPAINELRIVFKEKLTKNCEINIYNVLGERILHLDIQSNKIDISSLKQGLYYFEVINGRLKKTKQFIKM is encoded by the coding sequence ATGAAATCAATTTCCAATTTAATCATCCTAATTCTTACTCTATATCCATTATATAGTCAAAATGGAAATGCAATAGTATTTGAAGAAGAACAGGATAATTTAAAGTTAAGAATCAATCAATTTGAAAATCAAATCTTCCTATTAAGTAAAAATCTAGAGATAATCAATAAAAAAAACTTATTAATTCCAAAAATTATCCAAAATCCAATATTGCAATTAAATTTTTTCTATCCTATAAATGTAAAATTAGTATATAGCAATGTTTTTATTATCACTTGGAAGTCAGTGTTAGCTGATAAAATTATTCTAGCTAATTACATGTATAATCTGACGACGGAGGAGATGATTTTTAAAGACTCCATACACATTAATGAGATATCAACTTACGAGTCAATTAGTTACAAAGCTAGTGCAAACAATAATGATTATTTTATCTTAAACATAAGAAATCCGGGAAGCACTTTTTCCAACAAGATGAATTTGATCAAGGTGGATTCATATGGTAAATTTAAAATAATGGGTCAAGCAGACAAGTATCTCGATCCTGATCCGGAAAAAAGAAAAATGTTTACACTTAAGTTTGGAATCGGTCTGATAGCTCAAAGCGAAAATAGATTTTTGATTACAGGACAAGTACCGCTGATCTTTGTCATTGATTCGAATTTCAATCTGGTAAAGAAATTTAATCCGGCATTCAATCGAGGTATGTTGGATCAGGTTTTTTTCTTGGATCCAAGAATCCGCAAAGAAAGTGATACCACTTTCGTAGCAGGTGATGATTTCGTGCTAAAGGACAACTTCCCTGAATCCTATGCGCGAAGATATCTTTGGGTAAATGACAGCATCAGTCCTCTACTTTCAAATCAGCTTGTTAATCCCGAGAAACTTCCAAAGGATTTGGTCAACATTAGCACTCCAAGAAATGATATTTACTATGTTCTCTCTAATGTGTATGATGAATACCTCACATTCAAAGCTCCTTATACCAATAAATTCTATATCTCGAAATTCGTCAATGATAAGCAAGTCAGTCATTGGGAGTATGGCGGAGATTATTATTATCGCGTGTTTGATATAGAGGACATCGGGGATGGTAAAGTAATGGTCGTAGGCAGTATCTTCGATTTTTACAAGAACGGATTTTATCAAGGCTTCTATCTGATCATCGACGAAAACGGAAAAGTTATTACAAGTAATATTGAGATAAAAACAGAAGATGAGTATTTTCAATTATTGCCAAATCCAGCCATTAATGAATTAAGAATAGTGTTTAAAGAAAAATTGACAAAAAATTGTGAAATAAATATTTACAATGTATTAGGGGAGAGAATTTTGCATTTAGACATTCAAAGTAATAAAATCGATATTTCTAGCCTTAAGCAGGGACTCTATTATTTTGAAGTCATTAATGGGAGATTAAAAAAAACTAAGCAATTTATAAAAATGTAA
- the cphA gene encoding cyanophycin synthetase, whose translation MRIREINVMRGPNYWSVRRHKLIVMVLDLEEMEHKPTNLIPGFLERLQHLLPGTYSHRCSVGKPGGFFQRIQEGTWMGHVIEHIALEIQSIAGMEVGFGRTRSYGEEGVYHVVFDYLEEKVGVYAGKAAVRIAQALIDAKEYDLTEDIQEMRELREKERLGPSTASIIDEAISRGIPWIRLNKYSLCQLGYGMNQRRVQATVTSQTSNIGVELAGDKEDTKFILSQAEIPVPKGEIIRSESGLKDAVDYLKYPLVIKPIDGNHGRGVTTDIRTWDQAVVAFESAKKISSSVVVEQFITGEDFRILVINYKLVAAAKRLPARVIGDGISTVQQLIDKTNADPRRGYGHEKVLTYITIDDITRKLLTIKGYSLDTVISKDEILVLKDTANLSTGGTSVDVTDIMHPSVMFMAERISRLIGLDICGIDYMCEDITKPQSEIGGAVIEVNAGPGFRMHLAPAEGLPRNVAAPVIDMLYPPGKPSRIPIIAVTGTNGKTTTTRLLAHMAKLKGFTVGYTTTDGIYIQNHLMMQGDCSGPGSAEFVLKDPTVNFAVFETARGGILRAGLGYKNSNIAIVTNVAPDHLGLKGIHTLEQLAKVKGVVVESVLPDGHAILNADDDLVYAMRSNLECKLAYFSMDENNPRIQSHMKAGGLSAIYENGFITICRGEWKLRITKAVNVPLTFGGKASFMIQNVLPTVLAGYIQGFELDDIRSALETFIPSPAQTPGRLNLFNFKNFDVLLDYAHNPAGLTALKKLIDKMPGTPKVGIIAGIGDRRQEDNEGIGRVAAEMFDEIIIRQDKHLRGRTDQEIIEMISNGIKKFNLNKPTTIIPSEKEAIRYAIENAKTGSLIVICSDVVPDALSLVQKYKEEEAGKLYGFTKDDIPNQ comes from the coding sequence ATGCGTATCCGCGAAATTAATGTAATGAGAGGGCCAAACTATTGGTCCGTGAGAAGGCACAAACTTATAGTGATGGTGCTTGACCTGGAAGAAATGGAGCACAAACCAACCAATCTAATCCCGGGATTTTTGGAACGTCTCCAGCACTTACTTCCCGGCACCTACAGCCACAGATGCAGTGTTGGCAAGCCGGGTGGGTTTTTCCAAAGAATACAGGAGGGAACCTGGATGGGACACGTCATCGAGCATATCGCGCTGGAGATCCAATCCATAGCAGGGATGGAGGTCGGATTCGGTAGGACGAGGAGTTATGGTGAAGAAGGTGTGTACCACGTCGTTTTTGATTATCTGGAGGAGAAAGTAGGTGTCTATGCTGGTAAGGCTGCCGTGCGTATCGCACAAGCACTGATCGATGCAAAGGAATATGACCTTACAGAAGATATTCAGGAGATGAGAGAGCTGAGAGAAAAAGAGCGGTTGGGTCCAAGTACGGCATCCATCATCGACGAGGCCATCTCGAGGGGAATCCCATGGATAAGACTCAATAAATACTCCCTCTGTCAGTTGGGCTACGGTATGAATCAAAGGAGGGTGCAAGCCACGGTCACTAGCCAAACAAGTAATATCGGAGTGGAGCTGGCAGGAGACAAAGAAGATACAAAATTCATCCTCAGTCAAGCTGAAATACCCGTGCCAAAAGGTGAAATCATACGTTCTGAATCGGGTCTGAAAGACGCAGTTGACTATTTAAAGTATCCACTGGTCATCAAGCCCATCGACGGCAATCATGGCCGGGGAGTGACGACCGACATCAGGACCTGGGACCAGGCGGTGGTAGCCTTCGAATCGGCAAAGAAAATATCTTCATCAGTGGTGGTAGAACAATTTATCACAGGCGAAGACTTCAGAATCCTGGTAATCAATTACAAGCTGGTCGCTGCTGCCAAGCGTCTTCCGGCAAGGGTCATAGGCGACGGCATATCCACTGTCCAACAGCTAATCGACAAGACAAATGCTGATCCCAGACGAGGATATGGGCACGAGAAAGTGCTGACTTATATAACCATAGACGATATCACGCGCAAGTTGCTGACCATTAAAGGATATTCTCTGGATACTGTGATTTCAAAAGACGAAATACTGGTACTCAAAGACACTGCCAACCTCTCTACAGGCGGTACCTCTGTTGATGTCACAGACATCATGCATCCGTCTGTGATGTTTATGGCTGAAAGGATTTCAAGACTGATAGGACTGGATATCTGCGGTATAGACTACATGTGTGAGGATATCACCAAGCCACAATCCGAAATCGGTGGGGCAGTGATTGAGGTCAATGCCGGTCCGGGTTTCAGGATGCACCTTGCTCCTGCTGAAGGCTTACCAAGAAATGTGGCCGCTCCGGTGATCGATATGTTGTACCCACCGGGCAAACCATCCCGCATACCCATCATTGCAGTAACGGGTACAAATGGCAAAACAACCACGACCAGATTGCTGGCTCATATGGCCAAGCTCAAAGGATTCACTGTAGGATATACGACGACAGACGGCATTTATATCCAGAACCACCTGATGATGCAGGGTGACTGCTCAGGTCCGGGAAGTGCAGAATTTGTACTGAAAGATCCCACTGTCAATTTTGCGGTGTTTGAGACAGCACGTGGCGGAATTCTCAGGGCAGGACTTGGTTACAAAAATTCCAATATCGCCATCGTGACTAATGTGGCTCCTGACCATCTTGGTCTCAAAGGCATCCACACCTTAGAACAGTTGGCCAAAGTGAAAGGTGTAGTCGTGGAATCCGTGCTGCCAGATGGACATGCCATCCTGAACGCTGACGATGACCTGGTCTATGCGATGAGATCGAATTTGGAATGCAAGCTGGCCTACTTTTCGATGGATGAGAATAATCCGCGCATCCAATCTCATATGAAGGCAGGTGGTCTGAGCGCTATCTATGAGAATGGATTTATCACGATTTGCCGTGGTGAATGGAAATTGCGCATCACCAAGGCTGTGAATGTTCCCCTTACCTTCGGTGGCAAGGCGAGTTTTATGATACAGAATGTGCTGCCGACAGTACTCGCAGGATATATTCAGGGATTTGAACTGGATGATATTCGCTCAGCTCTCGAGACCTTCATTCCTTCGCCGGCACAGACGCCCGGTAGACTCAACCTCTTCAACTTCAAGAATTTTGACGTCTTGCTGGACTACGCTCACAACCCCGCAGGATTGACAGCCTTGAAGAAGCTCATAGACAAAATGCCCGGAACGCCTAAAGTGGGCATCATTGCAGGTATAGGTGACAGACGCCAGGAGGATAACGAAGGTATAGGTCGGGTGGCGGCGGAGATGTTCGATGAGATCATCATCAGACAAGACAAGCATTTACGGGGTAGGACTGATCAGGAAATCATCGAAATGATCAGCAATGGTATAAAAAAATTCAATCTCAATAAACCTACCACGATCATTCCAAGTGAAAAAGAAGCGATCCGCTATGCGATCGAAAACGCCAAAACGGGTAGTTTGATCGTGATCTGTAGCGATGTCGTACCTGATGCACTTTCTTTGGTCCAAAAGTATAAGGAGGAAGAGGCAGGAAAATTATATGGATTTACAAAAGATGATATTCCTAATCAATAA
- the ccsA gene encoding cytochrome c biogenesis protein CcsA, translating to MKAGMLYVAIFAVSIAVATFIENDFGTSAAQKLVFRARWFEVLMFVFAASILRNIYLHRLIPQKKWASLTFHMAIICILAGAAVTRFFGFEGMMHIREGDSSSEFLSAETHLNFAIQQNEKLYRISEPVLFASLGRNSFEQSYQIGDQLLHTRLVGFIPNPKNKLEDSPVGKPVIKVVVAGNSGREEFFIPFGDKGVYAGTRINFGNEAMPGYQNISLENDSLFITTAEDANYMVMATQEKDSVKAGIKKPLRLRALYSIGNANLVVPEYNSKATVKTYSENKKIKNESTSGVMLEISDGSNIKVLELYGRKGEEGTPQVFENEKVKVAVSYGSSVMKLPFQLHLRDFQMDRYPGTDNPSSYASEITLEDNEKQVLRDQRIYMNHILDYRGYRFFQSSYDPDEKGTYLSVNHDFWGTWISYLGYFLLTLGLMMIFFSKKTRFSYLIQKLDQVQNRVVSVVLIFLVPGFIYSQSIPDPAISKDHADVISRMIIQDFKGRMKPFQTSASEVLRKISKKSELYNMSESQLFFSMMMQPEEWEKVPLIDAGSHPDILKLLNAEKGLVAYQKFFDDKGEYILKEQVRNAQHMNPKDQGTFEKAIVKLDEKLNIANMIFTARILKVFPVEGDQNNTWVSPSDISGKSPTDDQFGFARAFITNYFPAIQQALDTKDYSVANDWLRQLHEEQLRVSGRVVPSDSKVKAELLFNQLSVFSKLRNVYSLLGIIVLFVFLYNAITHKLNAKKLASIVLYIMIGAFVFHTIGLALRWFISGHAPWTNGYESMIYIAWTTVLAGLIFSRKSLGGLAATCVLAATILLVAGMSWLDPEITPLVPVLNSYWLTIHVSMEAGSYGFLLLGAVIGMMNLILMIAARPSNIERIKPAIVELTIISEITVTGGLIMVSIGTYLGGVWANESWGRYWGWDAKETWALVTTLVYAFILHMRFIPGLKSIFAYNLATLFGFATVIMTYYGVNYYLSGLHSYAAGDPVPIPPQVYYTTLFLVVLSVFAFFNYRKQFDKNFIV from the coding sequence ATGAAAGCAGGCATGCTGTATGTAGCTATTTTCGCCGTCTCTATTGCGGTGGCGACATTCATTGAAAATGATTTTGGAACCAGTGCTGCTCAAAAACTGGTCTTTAGGGCTCGATGGTTTGAGGTATTGATGTTTGTATTTGCAGCCAGTATTTTACGCAATATTTATTTACACAGGCTGATTCCACAGAAAAAATGGGCTTCTCTGACTTTTCATATGGCTATCATTTGTATTTTGGCTGGTGCGGCTGTGACCAGATTTTTTGGCTTTGAGGGGATGATGCATATTCGTGAAGGGGATTCATCGTCGGAGTTTTTAAGTGCTGAGACGCATCTGAATTTTGCCATTCAGCAGAACGAAAAACTATATCGCATTTCTGAACCTGTATTGTTTGCATCATTGGGGAGAAATTCATTTGAACAGTCCTATCAGATCGGCGATCAACTTTTGCATACGCGCCTGGTTGGCTTCATCCCAAATCCTAAAAATAAACTGGAAGACAGTCCTGTAGGAAAACCGGTGATCAAAGTTGTTGTGGCAGGAAATTCAGGTAGAGAGGAGTTTTTTATTCCATTTGGAGACAAGGGAGTTTATGCCGGCACAAGGATCAATTTTGGGAATGAAGCGATGCCCGGATATCAAAATATATCTCTGGAAAATGATTCTCTCTTTATCACAACCGCAGAAGATGCCAATTATATGGTCATGGCCACTCAGGAGAAAGACAGTGTCAAAGCCGGAATCAAAAAACCCCTCAGACTGCGTGCATTGTATTCCATTGGAAATGCAAACTTGGTGGTACCTGAATACAATTCAAAGGCGACTGTCAAAACATATTCTGAGAATAAGAAGATCAAAAATGAAAGTACCTCAGGCGTGATGCTGGAGATTTCTGACGGCAGCAATATAAAAGTATTGGAACTTTATGGGAGAAAAGGTGAAGAAGGTACACCACAAGTATTTGAAAATGAGAAAGTGAAAGTAGCAGTGAGCTATGGCTCCTCTGTAATGAAATTACCCTTTCAGTTGCACCTGAGAGATTTTCAGATGGACAGATATCCTGGAACAGATAATCCTTCATCTTATGCCAGTGAAATTACTTTGGAGGACAATGAAAAACAAGTATTACGGGATCAGAGGATTTATATGAATCATATTTTGGATTATAGAGGATACCGCTTTTTTCAATCCTCATATGATCCTGATGAGAAAGGAACCTATCTCAGTGTCAATCATGATTTTTGGGGTACATGGATTTCTTACTTGGGATATTTTTTATTGACATTGGGATTGATGATGATCTTTTTTTCAAAAAAGACGAGGTTTTCTTATCTGATACAAAAATTGGATCAAGTGCAAAATCGCGTGGTCAGTGTTGTTTTGATCTTCCTCGTACCCGGATTTATTTATTCTCAAAGTATTCCCGATCCCGCAATTTCGAAAGATCATGCTGATGTGATTTCACGAATGATCATTCAGGATTTTAAAGGAAGGATGAAACCATTTCAGACTTCTGCAAGTGAAGTATTGAGGAAAATTTCCAAGAAATCGGAGCTTTATAATATGTCAGAGTCTCAACTGTTTTTTTCAATGATGATGCAACCGGAAGAATGGGAGAAAGTACCTCTGATTGATGCCGGTTCACATCCAGATATTTTAAAATTGTTGAATGCAGAAAAAGGCTTGGTCGCCTATCAGAAATTTTTTGATGATAAAGGTGAGTATATCTTAAAGGAGCAGGTTCGCAATGCGCAACATATGAATCCAAAAGATCAGGGGACTTTCGAAAAAGCAATCGTCAAGTTGGATGAAAAGCTGAATATCGCCAATATGATTTTTACCGCTCGGATATTGAAAGTATTTCCGGTAGAAGGCGATCAGAATAATACCTGGGTTTCACCTTCAGATATTTCGGGAAAAAGTCCGACAGATGATCAGTTTGGATTTGCCAGAGCATTTATTACCAATTATTTTCCTGCTATCCAGCAAGCGTTGGACACGAAAGATTATTCGGTAGCGAATGATTGGTTGAGGCAGTTGCACGAGGAGCAGCTTAGGGTTTCCGGCAGAGTAGTGCCTTCAGATTCGAAGGTCAAAGCAGAACTTTTATTTAATCAGCTTTCGGTTTTTTCGAAATTGCGAAATGTGTATAGTTTACTGGGGATCATAGTATTATTTGTTTTTTTATACAATGCTATCACGCACAAGCTCAATGCAAAAAAGTTGGCTTCCATCGTTTTGTACATTATGATAGGGGCATTTGTTTTTCATACGATCGGCCTGGCACTTCGCTGGTTTATTTCAGGACATGCGCCCTGGACCAATGGTTATGAATCGATGATTTATATTGCATGGACAACGGTATTGGCAGGTTTGATTTTTTCGAGGAAAAGCCTTGGAGGATTGGCGGCGACATGCGTGTTGGCAGCCACAATATTGTTGGTAGCAGGGATGAGTTGGTTAGACCCTGAAATCACACCATTGGTGCCGGTCTTAAATTCGTACTGGCTCACGATACATGTATCTATGGAAGCCGGATCTTACGGATTTTTGCTGTTAGGTGCAGTGATCGGAATGATGAATCTGATACTGATGATCGCCGCTAGACCGTCCAATATTGAAAGAATAAAACCGGCGATTGTTGAACTGACCATCATCAGTGAAATCACGGTCACCGGAGGATTGATCATGGTAAGTATCGGTACTTATCTTGGTGGTGTGTGGGCAAATGAATCCTGGGGAAGATATTGGGGTTGGGATGCCAAAGAAACCTGGGCTCTTGTGACGACTTTGGTATATGCATTTATTTTGCACATGAGATTTATTCCAGGGCTCAAATCCATTTTCGCATATAACCTGGCGACATTATTTGGATTTGCGACGGTAATCATGACTTATTACGGAGTGAATTATTATTTGTCCGGATTACATTCTTATGCTGCAGGAGATCCTGTACCTATTCCTCCACAAGTCTATTATACTACCTTATTTCTTGTCGTGCTGAGTGTGTTTGCCTTTTTCAATTATAGAAAACAGTTTGATAAGAATTTTATCGTGTGA
- a CDS encoding cytochrome c family protein: MQKVEVNIKIIILFFSCITGGYQINAQISPGKLSAAHSHLEGLSNCTQCHEIGKKTPDSKCLSCHAELNNRIKNNKGYHASYEIKGKECISCHSEHHGVKFEMIRFDTKNFKHELTAYKLTGSHQSVDCRKCHDPKYNQNAELKKNSKTYLGLSQKCNTCHEDFHQNTLSSDCASCHQTDKFRPAPLFNHQKSNFALNGAHKNLDCKSCHPTEMRGGKEFQKFSGIAFQSCASCHKDAHAGKFGSNCKACHSEESFQKISGNSGFNHNLTGYKLEGKHKHLDCRSCHDNRNQPPHKFQEFLLIKDIQCVACHKDVHDGKFGIDCKNCHQQESFRINSIPSTFDHDLTTFKLEGKHEQVNCKNCHKTKMTDPVAHQQCNDCHTDYHQGEIYRNAEYKDCDDCHSVQGFAGSRYGLDQHQKGNFPLRGAHQAVDCKSCHLKRDRWTFNLPNQECRNCHGDQHKGLLPEEYYKPTDCRSCHNEDSWQSITSFDHSRTDFALKGKHLSANCGACHTVQKPEGKKEQYFQKESKQCSSCHDNPHGNQFQQTTAKSCNDCHGFDNWTAANFNHDSTRFPLTGEHKVVSCAKCHFPTVVDGLEFVLYKSGKVECKDCHL, translated from the coding sequence ATGCAAAAAGTTGAAGTAAATATTAAAATCATTATTCTCTTCTTCAGCTGCATCACCGGTGGCTATCAAATCAATGCACAGATTTCACCTGGCAAACTCAGTGCAGCACATAGCCATTTGGAGGGCTTGTCCAATTGTACACAATGCCATGAAATTGGTAAAAAAACTCCGGACTCAAAATGTCTGAGCTGTCACGCTGAACTGAATAACAGGATAAAAAACAATAAAGGATACCATGCTTCTTACGAGATAAAAGGCAAAGAATGTATCAGCTGCCATAGTGAGCACCATGGAGTGAAATTTGAAATGATCCGTTTTGATACAAAAAATTTTAAGCATGAATTGACAGCTTACAAACTGACGGGTTCGCACCAATCTGTAGATTGCCGGAAATGTCATGATCCAAAATACAATCAAAATGCTGAACTCAAAAAAAACAGCAAAACCTACCTCGGTCTATCTCAAAAATGCAATACTTGTCATGAGGACTTTCACCAGAATACACTTTCTTCAGATTGTGCATCTTGCCACCAAACGGACAAATTCAGGCCTGCTCCATTATTCAATCATCAAAAAAGCAACTTTGCTTTAAATGGTGCCCATAAGAACCTTGATTGCAAAAGTTGCCACCCTACTGAAATGCGCGGTGGAAAAGAATTCCAAAAATTTTCAGGCATTGCTTTTCAGTCTTGTGCATCTTGTCACAAAGACGCACATGCAGGCAAATTTGGAAGCAATTGTAAAGCATGTCACAGCGAAGAATCTTTCCAAAAAATTTCCGGAAACTCCGGATTCAATCATAATCTCACCGGTTACAAACTCGAAGGAAAACACAAGCATCTGGACTGCAGATCCTGTCATGACAACAGAAATCAGCCACCACATAAGTTTCAAGAGTTTTTGCTGATCAAAGATATACAATGTGTCGCTTGTCATAAGGACGTGCACGATGGCAAATTTGGTATTGACTGCAAAAACTGCCACCAGCAGGAGTCATTTCGTATAAACTCTATTCCTTCCACTTTTGACCATGACCTGACGACATTCAAGCTGGAGGGAAAACATGAACAGGTGAATTGCAAGAACTGTCACAAAACCAAGATGACGGACCCTGTTGCACACCAACAATGCAATGATTGTCACACTGATTATCACCAGGGAGAAATCTACCGGAATGCGGAATACAAAGATTGTGATGACTGCCATAGTGTACAAGGGTTTGCAGGCAGCCGATATGGCTTAGATCAACACCAGAAAGGAAATTTTCCACTTCGTGGAGCACATCAGGCAGTCGATTGTAAATCCTGTCACCTGAAACGAGACCGATGGACTTTCAACCTGCCAAATCAAGAGTGCAGGAACTGTCATGGAGACCAACATAAAGGCCTTCTCCCTGAAGAATATTACAAACCTACAGATTGTCGATCCTGCCACAATGAGGATTCCTGGCAGTCAATCACGAGCTTTGACCACAGTCGTACCGATTTTGCTTTGAAAGGCAAGCATTTGAGTGCAAATTGTGGGGCTTGCCACACCGTACAAAAACCTGAAGGCAAAAAAGAACAATATTTCCAAAAAGAGAGCAAGCAGTGCTCTTCCTGCCATGATAATCCGCACGGCAATCAATTCCAGCAAACCACTGCCAAATCTTGTAATGACTGTCATGGTTTTGACAATTGGACCGCAGCAAATTTTAATCATGATTCAACCCGATTTCCATTAACAGGCGAACACAAAGTCGTATCTTGCGCTAAATGTCATTTTCCCACAGTGGTGGATGGCTTAGAATTTGTCTTGTACAAATCAGGAAAAGTAGAATGCAAAGATTGTCATTTATAG